The following coding sequences lie in one Corticium candelabrum chromosome 10, ooCorCand1.1, whole genome shotgun sequence genomic window:
- the LOC134185554 gene encoding dynein light chain Tctex-type 5-B-like: MAQGREQLTEVRLEVPTATELRRQIVQSQTSAVFSFANSFRKQGLVSTSRVEMADSPGIRPKDKRKRVNYENTYKMTPDRPFPYVEVRRIISDVINSHLKDEKYDQNSCRQHTKTLAEMIKMRVKELSIPRYKIVCLVHIGQINGQTVRVASQCLWNPEFDTFAEYSFKNGSLFATGQVYGVYYE, translated from the coding sequence ATGGCACAGGGGCGAGAGCAGCTTACGGAAGTCAGGCTGGAGGTACCGACGGCTACCGAGCTTCGACGTCAAATTGTGCAATCTCAAACCTCGGCTGTGTTCTCCTTCGCCAACTCGTTCAGAAAACAGGGACTCGTCAGCACTAGCAGAGTCGAGATGGCCGATTCTCCAGGAATTCGACCAAAGGACAAGCGAAAACGGGTGAATTACGAGAACACGTACAAGATGACGCCCGACAGGCCATTCCCATACGTCGAAGTCCGACGCATCAtcagtgacgtcatcaatTCTCACTTAAAAGACGAAAAATACGACCAAAACAGCTGTCGTCAGCATACTAAAACGCTCGCTGAAATGATCAAGATGCGAGTGAAAGAGTTAAGTATCCCGCGCTACAagattgtctgtctagttCACATCGGGCAGATTAATGGACAGACTGTGAGAGTGGCCAGTCAGTGTCTCTGGAACCCGGAATTCGATACGTTTGCAGAGTACAGCTTCAAGAACGGGTCGCTTTTCGCTACAGGACAAGTTTACGGTGTCTATTACGAGTAG
- the LOC134185553 gene encoding dynein light chain Tctex-type 5-like, protein MDTPTGKRLSNAKSAPPSLPRGDTHQPSRRLSSPSRRQSATDQRRLTRSRVSFDDGRNREGHREGHKPSDGVEKQTSQPNTYQLEPQRQFPVNRATAIIKEKLHKVLDGVEYDASTCSHLCKSLADDLKVEIRDLNLPRYKIVSSCCIGDMSCTGLLVASRCAWDKERDNYASYTYQSKTLFATATVYAVYFA, encoded by the coding sequence ATGGACACGCCAACTGGAAAACGCCTCTCAAATGCGAAAAGCGCCCCACCATCTCTCCCGCGAGGCGACACGCACCAGCCATCTCGACGACTTTCGTCACCCAGTCGACGTCAGTCTGCAACAGATCAACGACGTCTAACCCGGTCACGTGTCTCGTTCGACGACGGACGAAATCGAGAAGGTCACAGAGAAGGTCACAAGCCGTCGGACGGCGTAGAGAAGCAAACGTCTCAACCGAATACATACCAACTGGAGCCACAACGTCAATTTCCAGTTAACAGGGCAACGGCTATTATTAAGGAGAAACTGCACAAGGTTCTAGACGGTGTGGAGTACGATGCATCGACGTGCAGCCATCTGTGCAAGTCGCTCGCAGATGATTTGAAAGTAGAGATAAGGGACTTGAATCTGCCGAGATACAAGATCGTCTCATCCTGCTGTATTGGTGATATGAGTTGTACGGGTCTTCTTGTTGCGAGCAGATGCGCGTGGGACAAGGAGAGAGACAACTATGCCTCGTACACGTATCAGAGTAAAACGCTCTTTGCAACTGCCACCGTCTATGCTGTCTATTTTGCCTAA